The nucleotide window ACGGCGCCGGCAGACGGGCGGCAACGGCTACCGGCGTCCCGGCGACTTGCGATATCGTGGCTGGCCGCAGCGCGCTCCGGCGCGATCCGACCGCCTTTCCGACCCCGCCATGCCCCTTCTCCCGGCGCTGCCGCGCCCGCCACATCGCAATACCAGTCCTCCGCGGCGGAGCGCGCGGCCATGACGCAGGCGCCCGCCCTGTTTCCGTTGCTGCCCAGCGGCCTGTTCGGCCCCCTGGCATCGCCCAACCGGGAACACTACTGGCTGCTGCTGTACCGACTGTTCGACGAGTTCTTCGGGCCCGATGCGCCGGTACCGCCCAGCATGGGGTTCCAGCGCCGCGAGATCACCGCGGCGCTGGAGCGCTACCTGCTGGCCGACGACCCCTGGGAGGACGAGGACGGCGACACCCCGGACACGCCGCTGCCGGTCAGGGTGAACAACATCTACGAGCGCTTCCGCGGCGCGGGATGGCTGCGGCAGGAACGCGTCGGCGCGCGCGAGATGGTCACCATGCCGCCGGTGGTGCACCAGTTCCTCTCGCTGCTGGCCGAGTTCGCCGAGCATGGCCCGACCTTCGTCTCGGCGAAGATGCGTTCGATCGAGCACCAGTTGCAGCAGGTGGCCGAAGGCAAGGCCGCCGGCGACGCCCTGGACGAGGCCGCCGACCAGGCGCGGCGGCTGCTGGTGTCGCTGTCATCGATGAGCCTGCAGGTGCGCGACCTGATGCCGGAACTGAGCAAGGCCGAATCCACGGCGCAGTTCGCGCGCCAGTGGTTCGAGCGCTACGTCGGCGAGTTCTTCATCGGCGACTACGCCGAACTGCACAAGGGCGATCATCCGCTGGCGCGGCGCAGCGCGATCCTGTCGATGGCGCAGCAGATCGAGACCGGCGAGCGTCGCACGGCGCTGCTGGCGTGGTACCGCGAGCATGTGGGCGGCGGCGACGCCGAGCGCGGCAGCCAGCGCTTCGCGCGCAGCCTGCGGCGATTGCGCGAACTGGACCGCATCGACGA belongs to Pseudoxanthomonas sp. F37 and includes:
- a CDS encoding Wadjet anti-phage system protein JetA family protein, with the protein product MTQAPALFPLLPSGLFGPLASPNREHYWLLLYRLFDEFFGPDAPVPPSMGFQRREITAALERYLLADDPWEDEDGDTPDTPLPVRVNNIYERFRGAGWLRQERVGAREMVTMPPVVHQFLSLLAEFAEHGPTFVSAKMRSIEHQLQQVAEGKAAGDALDEAADQARRLLVSLSSMSLQVRDLMPELSKAESTAQFARQWFERYVGEFFIGDYAELHKGDHPLARRSAILSMAQQIETGERRTALLAWYREHVGGGDAERGSQRFARSLRRLRELDRIDEYLGRLDEDIRQANRRALAFLDYRLRAPDKLDILLRRACRGVQHAPEGALRLPVAPGALMDAGRLRPPRQKPQPIPRSANATQPPTPEQLARLSLLRRMKRARLVTAEDMARYVGPHLETVDAVESAAFSIASIEDLRAYQTLLTLALRSHRTGGLRREDPLGRLLRGYRVELLDAGGHDDNGYLRAPRFVVRRIGTPSRKTA